One window of Ailuropoda melanoleuca isolate Jingjing chromosome 3, ASM200744v2, whole genome shotgun sequence genomic DNA carries:
- the F2RL1 gene encoding proteinase-activated receptor 2 isoform X4, which yields MPCPPGVGAAGRMRSMSVAWLLGGAILLAASVSCNRTIQGTNRTSKGRSLIGKVDSSSHVTGKGVTVETGFSVDDFSASILTGKLTTVFLPIVYTIVFVIGLPSNGMALWVFLFRTKKKHPAVIYMANLALADLLSVIWFPLKIAYHIHGNNWIYGEALCKVLIGFFYGNMYCSILFMTCLSVQRYWVIVNPLVHPKKKAHIAFGVSLGIWLLILLVTIPLYVMKQTVYIPALNITTCHDVLPEKLLVGDMFNYFLSLAIGVFLFPAFLTASAYVLMIRTLRSSAMDENSEKKRQRAVKLIVTVLATYLICFTPSNLLLVVHYFLIKTRSQSHVYALYIAALCLSTLNSCIDPFVYYFVSQDFRDHVKNALLCRSVRTVQQMQISLTSKKFSRKSSSYSSSSTSVKTSY from the exons ATGCCCTGCCCGCCCGGCGTCGGGGCTGCAGGAAGGATGCGAAGCATGAGCGTGGCGTGGCTGCTGGGGGGCGCCATCCTGCTGGCGGCCTCTGTCTCCTGCAATCGCACCATCCAAG GAACCAATAGAACCTCTAAAGGAAGAAGTCTCATTGGTAAGGTTGACAGCTCATCTCATGTCACTGGGAAAGGAGTTACAGTGGAAACAGGCTTTTCTGTGGATGACTTTTCTGCCTCCATCCTCACTGGAAAACTGACTACTGTCTTTCTTCCAATTGTCTACACAATTGTATTTGTGATTGGTTTGCCAAGCAATGGCATGGCCCTGTGGGTCTTTCTTTTCCGAACAAAGAAGAAGCACCCTGCTGTGATTTACATGGCCAATCTAGCCTTGGCAGACCTCCTCTCTGTGATCTGGTTCCCTTTGAAGATTGCTTATCACATACATGGCAATAACTGGATTTATGGGGAAGCTCTTTGCAAAGTCCTCATTGGCTTTTTCTATGGCAACATGTACTGTTCCATTCTCTTCATGACCTGCCTCAGTGTTCAGAGGTATTGGGTCATCGTGAATCCGTTGGTGCACCCCAAGAAGAAGGCACACATTGCCTTTGGAGTCTCACTGGGGATATGGCTGCTCATTCTGCTGGTTACCATCCCCTTGTACGTCATGAAGCAGACCGTGTACATTCCAGCCCTTAACATCACAACCTGCCACGACGTTTTGCCTGAGAAGCTGCTGGTAGGGGACATGTTCAATTATTTCCTCTCTCTGGCCATCGGAGTCTTTCTGTTCCCAGCCTTCCTCACAGCCTCGGCCTATGTGCTAATGATCAGAACTCTCCGATCTTCTGCTATGGATGAAAACTCggaaaagaagaggcagagagccGTCAAACTCATTGTCACCGTCCTGGCCACGTATCTGATCTGCTTCACTCCTAGTAACCTTCTGCTTGTGGTACAttatttcctgattaaaaccagGAGCCAGAGCCACGTGTACGCCTTGTACATTGCAGCCCTGTGCCTCTCCACCCTCAACAGCTGCATCGACCCCTTCGTCTATTACTTTGTTTCTCAAGACTTCAGGGATCATGTGAAGAACGCTCTCCTTTGTCGAAGTGTGCGTACCGTACAGCAGATGCAGATATCCCTCACATCAAAGAAGTTCTCCAGGAAATCCAGCTCTTACTCTTCGAGTTCAACCAGCGTTAAAACCTCTTACTGA
- the F2RL1 gene encoding proteinase-activated receptor 2 isoform X5, translating to MTSSALEPGGIGLHPADSWKPRSNSQEKKTRPWEGTNRTSKGRSLIGKVDSSSHVTGKGVTVETGFSVDDFSASILTGKLTTVFLPIVYTIVFVIGLPSNGMALWVFLFRTKKKHPAVIYMANLALADLLSVIWFPLKIAYHIHGNNWIYGEALCKVLIGFFYGNMYCSILFMTCLSVQRYWVIVNPLVHPKKKAHIAFGVSLGIWLLILLVTIPLYVMKQTVYIPALNITTCHDVLPEKLLVGDMFNYFLSLAIGVFLFPAFLTASAYVLMIRTLRSSAMDENSEKKRQRAVKLIVTVLATYLICFTPSNLLLVVHYFLIKTRSQSHVYALYIAALCLSTLNSCIDPFVYYFVSQDFRDHVKNALLCRSVRTVQQMQISLTSKKFSRKSSSYSSSSTSVKTSY from the coding sequence GAACCAATAGAACCTCTAAAGGAAGAAGTCTCATTGGTAAGGTTGACAGCTCATCTCATGTCACTGGGAAAGGAGTTACAGTGGAAACAGGCTTTTCTGTGGATGACTTTTCTGCCTCCATCCTCACTGGAAAACTGACTACTGTCTTTCTTCCAATTGTCTACACAATTGTATTTGTGATTGGTTTGCCAAGCAATGGCATGGCCCTGTGGGTCTTTCTTTTCCGAACAAAGAAGAAGCACCCTGCTGTGATTTACATGGCCAATCTAGCCTTGGCAGACCTCCTCTCTGTGATCTGGTTCCCTTTGAAGATTGCTTATCACATACATGGCAATAACTGGATTTATGGGGAAGCTCTTTGCAAAGTCCTCATTGGCTTTTTCTATGGCAACATGTACTGTTCCATTCTCTTCATGACCTGCCTCAGTGTTCAGAGGTATTGGGTCATCGTGAATCCGTTGGTGCACCCCAAGAAGAAGGCACACATTGCCTTTGGAGTCTCACTGGGGATATGGCTGCTCATTCTGCTGGTTACCATCCCCTTGTACGTCATGAAGCAGACCGTGTACATTCCAGCCCTTAACATCACAACCTGCCACGACGTTTTGCCTGAGAAGCTGCTGGTAGGGGACATGTTCAATTATTTCCTCTCTCTGGCCATCGGAGTCTTTCTGTTCCCAGCCTTCCTCACAGCCTCGGCCTATGTGCTAATGATCAGAACTCTCCGATCTTCTGCTATGGATGAAAACTCggaaaagaagaggcagagagccGTCAAACTCATTGTCACCGTCCTGGCCACGTATCTGATCTGCTTCACTCCTAGTAACCTTCTGCTTGTGGTACAttatttcctgattaaaaccagGAGCCAGAGCCACGTGTACGCCTTGTACATTGCAGCCCTGTGCCTCTCCACCCTCAACAGCTGCATCGACCCCTTCGTCTATTACTTTGTTTCTCAAGACTTCAGGGATCATGTGAAGAACGCTCTCCTTTGTCGAAGTGTGCGTACCGTACAGCAGATGCAGATATCCCTCACATCAAAGAAGTTCTCCAGGAAATCCAGCTCTTACTCTTCGAGTTCAACCAGCGTTAAAACCTCTTACTGA
- the F2RL1 gene encoding proteinase-activated receptor 2 isoform X6, translating into MKIGLRRDNSVFSGLRIKVQSLFHGKPFIGTNRTSKGRSLIGKVDSSSHVTGKGVTVETGFSVDDFSASILTGKLTTVFLPIVYTIVFVIGLPSNGMALWVFLFRTKKKHPAVIYMANLALADLLSVIWFPLKIAYHIHGNNWIYGEALCKVLIGFFYGNMYCSILFMTCLSVQRYWVIVNPLVHPKKKAHIAFGVSLGIWLLILLVTIPLYVMKQTVYIPALNITTCHDVLPEKLLVGDMFNYFLSLAIGVFLFPAFLTASAYVLMIRTLRSSAMDENSEKKRQRAVKLIVTVLATYLICFTPSNLLLVVHYFLIKTRSQSHVYALYIAALCLSTLNSCIDPFVYYFVSQDFRDHVKNALLCRSVRTVQQMQISLTSKKFSRKSSSYSSSSTSVKTSY; encoded by the coding sequence GAACCAATAGAACCTCTAAAGGAAGAAGTCTCATTGGTAAGGTTGACAGCTCATCTCATGTCACTGGGAAAGGAGTTACAGTGGAAACAGGCTTTTCTGTGGATGACTTTTCTGCCTCCATCCTCACTGGAAAACTGACTACTGTCTTTCTTCCAATTGTCTACACAATTGTATTTGTGATTGGTTTGCCAAGCAATGGCATGGCCCTGTGGGTCTTTCTTTTCCGAACAAAGAAGAAGCACCCTGCTGTGATTTACATGGCCAATCTAGCCTTGGCAGACCTCCTCTCTGTGATCTGGTTCCCTTTGAAGATTGCTTATCACATACATGGCAATAACTGGATTTATGGGGAAGCTCTTTGCAAAGTCCTCATTGGCTTTTTCTATGGCAACATGTACTGTTCCATTCTCTTCATGACCTGCCTCAGTGTTCAGAGGTATTGGGTCATCGTGAATCCGTTGGTGCACCCCAAGAAGAAGGCACACATTGCCTTTGGAGTCTCACTGGGGATATGGCTGCTCATTCTGCTGGTTACCATCCCCTTGTACGTCATGAAGCAGACCGTGTACATTCCAGCCCTTAACATCACAACCTGCCACGACGTTTTGCCTGAGAAGCTGCTGGTAGGGGACATGTTCAATTATTTCCTCTCTCTGGCCATCGGAGTCTTTCTGTTCCCAGCCTTCCTCACAGCCTCGGCCTATGTGCTAATGATCAGAACTCTCCGATCTTCTGCTATGGATGAAAACTCggaaaagaagaggcagagagccGTCAAACTCATTGTCACCGTCCTGGCCACGTATCTGATCTGCTTCACTCCTAGTAACCTTCTGCTTGTGGTACAttatttcctgattaaaaccagGAGCCAGAGCCACGTGTACGCCTTGTACATTGCAGCCCTGTGCCTCTCCACCCTCAACAGCTGCATCGACCCCTTCGTCTATTACTTTGTTTCTCAAGACTTCAGGGATCATGTGAAGAACGCTCTCCTTTGTCGAAGTGTGCGTACCGTACAGCAGATGCAGATATCCCTCACATCAAAGAAGTTCTCCAGGAAATCCAGCTCTTACTCTTCGAGTTCAACCAGCGTTAAAACCTCTTACTGA